Proteins encoded within one genomic window of Pirellulales bacterium:
- a CDS encoding DUF1559 domain-containing protein yields MQKLHPRRGFTLVELLVVIGIIGILVALLLPAVQMAREAGRRTTCQNNIRQLGQAMHIFLDTKKHFPWGADLKLDPNGNPANNYSYGSHWSAQILPYIEEGNLYKRLLLLSGNKPEAPGDWSGSGSGFANASLESSNPTERNVAAQERVIALFRCPSMPLATNYFNLSCYEAGGWVVQRRVPASYLANCSGIIDNDYPRFNDRRFWLKTDGIFFIGSNTKVKEISDGLSKTVLLGEALPDPFDSAPGNTERLTNTPQKDPFDLSASQKDHWAIGGDDCDDSDDYSECWGTTAVRIGLSKGHTLWYQHEFGYGSAHGGGDTAHILMADTSVHLLNSELNPAIFSNMGSRADGKPVPGFGK; encoded by the coding sequence ATGCAGAAACTCCATCCGCGGCGCGGCTTTACCCTCGTGGAATTATTAGTCGTGATTGGAATAATTGGGATTTTAGTCGCTCTCTTGCTTCCCGCCGTGCAAATGGCGCGGGAAGCCGGTCGCCGGACCACCTGCCAAAATAATATTCGGCAGTTAGGCCAGGCGATGCATATTTTTTTGGATACCAAAAAGCATTTTCCCTGGGGGGCTGATCTGAAACTCGATCCCAACGGCAATCCCGCGAACAATTACAGCTACGGCTCGCACTGGAGCGCGCAAATTCTCCCGTATATCGAAGAGGGAAACCTGTATAAGCGACTGTTGCTCTTATCGGGGAACAAGCCGGAAGCCCCCGGCGACTGGAGCGGCTCCGGCAGTGGATTTGCCAATGCCAGCCTGGAAAGCTCTAACCCCACCGAACGCAACGTGGCGGCCCAAGAACGGGTGATTGCCTTGTTTCGCTGTCCATCCATGCCCTTGGCGACAAATTACTTTAATCTTTCCTGCTACGAGGCTGGGGGTTGGGTGGTACAGCGCCGGGTGCCAGCCTCATACTTGGCCAATTGCTCTGGGATTATCGACAACGACTACCCGCGGTTCAATGACCGCCGCTTTTGGCTAAAGACCGACGGGATCTTTTTTATTGGCAGCAACACCAAGGTCAAGGAAATCAGCGACGGCCTGTCCAAGACCGTGCTTTTAGGCGAGGCTTTGCCCGATCCGTTTGATAGCGCTCCGGGAAATACCGAGCGGCTGACCAACACTCCGCAAAAAGACCCGTTTGACCTGAGCGCCTCACAAAAAGACCATTGGGCGATTGGTGGCGACGACTGTGATGACAGCGACGACTATTCAGAGTGTTGGGGGACGACCGCGGTGCGGATTGGCCTCTCAAAAGGGCACACGCTGTGGTATCAACACGAGTTTGGTTATGGCAGCGCGCATGGGGGCGGGGATACCGCGCACATCCTGATGGCCGACACCTCTGTTCATTTACTAAATTCCGAATTGAACCCCGCTATTTTTTCCAATATGGGCTCGCGGGCGGATGGCAAGCCCGTGCCGGGGTTTGGCAAGTAA
- a CDS encoding protein kinase: protein MNELTIFSAAIELPAAERPAYLRRVCGENSALQTRIEKLLELHEQNAAFMEQPAVKLQATVDLPGIDKPGMSIGPYQLLEQIGEGGMGSVWMAQQHHPVRRLVAIKLIKAGMDSKLVLARFEAERQALALMEHPNIARVLDAGTAPDGRPYFVLELVRGIPITQYCDERRLNPRERLELFIPVCQAIQHAHQKGIIHRDIKPSNVLIALYDDQPVPKVIDFGVAKAIGQPLTDRTLQTGFGTVVGTPQYMSPEQATFNNLDIDTRSDIYSLGVLLYEILTGSPPFTQEDIQKAGLIEMLRIVREQDPPRPSTKVSTSATLSSLAATRRTEPRALAGILRNELDWIVMKALEKDRSRRYESATGFAADIGKYLAGEPVLAHPPTTLYRIRKFLAKHKGAVLAASLLLLALILGLAGTGWGLLEAELARGNLQTAYNQVTTEQSKTKDALQKATSEEQKAKTADLANRRSLARQYVANGAKLLEQANFQEALTWFAAAREADAPDPRREEEHRIRLGTTAAMCPRPRQAWLAQPGQIVQAGFDPSHTKIFTVTRGKGELIVDCWQRANGAPQFAPIRLADPRSTADPFLESETRLGFNSQGTFFWTMRPLGGEGSFQEVQIWTTATGRAISPPLRHILNHAEDLPFFTAEGTAVALIQPLPDSNLARNGGEYTKASPSAGEILVWEISAATQKYQPLRLSSGVGFAFLTTDQKLLVGSTLIRDGATWRAWRVNDGQPVSPEQPGGIQLFSPDRRFALVNMMQGKSDASSNTLQIWDFSTNQPLGPPHHSENTNRDRFGFSTGNRQSALLGKAGRRLIAATLHPLAQEGLVSISPPRLYDTTTLHPVETNSLITPGDSQLFRIGEFDPLGERIFAYQSNDFSLILDGETGAPVGSPIPIREGVRNYQFSPRGERLIILDGHNQAHVADTARGQALARELSLPTDMELRASLGAGGTLALLSGGNYARVWNAANGQPLTPVLTHPAAVLSAHLSQDGSEVLTIALDGVVRIWPLATFLTPAARLVHPPGSLVNDVVPLSADGQTLLTTTIFHQLPSVGNRPVSQAPARLTHWSGNQATVLAESWHTQPHMQLIVSNDFSKFAFLQSQDGVTVNCQIHESRSGTMLGQPFAVPREARISFSPEGKWLLVHSDNYLAERNQLSTILQLRESETGDWVWTTPEVVSGGPSLQTCFIDAGRYLVAVNEQTALAWDVSSGAPANIFIAGARPDTSSEPLKVQLADGNWLHLLLAEQQYLKLPQALRGRPVHDPAMNTLWTLEEEQGRKFARSRDPRTGDPLGPAWELPNQGSLIWNRTRERHFTLTNSLHILENSTGRPTGNVIHHGAEIVNWQLSDTASRALTLVHERPAGNLLVWRAFLGQTKHQIMNAAATLWHTATAAPLTPPWPLLHHEYSRSGYLTADGKSVLFTASLEEIHRYPLQPLAHTPAELVQLVQGLSGMRISPAGQVIPLPREEYLSAWEKLATLPSFQPVVELDVPRWQRARGNAAYFAEDWLGADFHFSQIPLHERGYDWERVRHLQSKEKAAGLQPAEDLAAATVAAEPHNLAAWLEYGKLALYAGRYAVAGDRFEKAARIEGTDLNPWMVENAWRYYLFSRALAGDLPKYQAACRQLLELTDGNQSRPGAPALFLVLRWTTLLPGGIDQEQLQNHLRDLDIHPAETQLLESYHSLRAQCSLYAGDDVGALAYLQSLATQHPEQVTADEHLVRVIAHAKRGELDPAQRELERANEWAARHVYADQEDPRTGNPIDYTDKLLYLVFKPQAEAALAELRSGPTAIARHQQRIQRLRETLADPELIFYHAALADELEELGRLFLNTGRPAEAQPQFTQAVEIRRQMAAARPNEPDYVIGHGWAYNHCGDRTREGGQPMESLAWYQQAIDNLRPAIALFPSRTDAKNGVRHAYVGQGLAYNALEQYKQAAAAFAQAGKHATRHTDEWVQAASYYAISKVRAGQVAAALETTHNTLMPENTALALYNSACVLALASSAAGQEKNAAELKSQALTALTAAVRAGYANPTEMSQDADLAALRGMPEFYEILRGQGLATSPEKLREQWGIKTSQPGGSGEQPTGREPQKSVDSAESKVNGN, encoded by the coding sequence ATGAATGAGCTTACGATTTTTTCGGCGGCGATCGAACTGCCCGCGGCAGAGCGGCCAGCGTATTTGCGGCGGGTTTGCGGAGAAAATTCCGCCCTGCAGACCAGGATCGAAAAATTGCTTGAGTTGCATGAGCAGAACGCGGCATTTATGGAGCAACCCGCGGTAAAGTTACAGGCGACGGTGGATTTGCCCGGAATTGACAAACCGGGAATGTCGATCGGGCCTTATCAACTGCTGGAACAGATAGGCGAAGGGGGGATGGGAAGCGTCTGGATGGCGCAGCAACATCATCCCGTGCGGCGCTTGGTGGCGATCAAGCTAATCAAAGCGGGGATGGATAGCAAACTGGTCCTGGCCCGCTTTGAGGCCGAGCGGCAGGCGCTCGCGCTGATGGAACACCCCAATATCGCCCGAGTGCTGGACGCAGGGACCGCGCCCGACGGGCGGCCCTACTTTGTGTTGGAGCTAGTCCGGGGCATACCGATCACGCAGTATTGCGATGAACGGCGGTTGAACCCCCGCGAACGGCTGGAATTGTTTATCCCCGTGTGCCAGGCCATCCAGCACGCCCATCAAAAGGGGATCATTCACCGCGATATCAAGCCCAGTAACGTATTAATCGCGCTGTACGACGATCAACCCGTGCCCAAGGTGATCGACTTTGGCGTGGCCAAGGCGATCGGCCAGCCGTTGACCGACCGCACGCTGCAAACAGGCTTTGGAACGGTGGTGGGAACGCCGCAATATATGTCGCCGGAACAAGCGACATTTAACAACCTGGATATTGATACCCGGTCGGACATTTACTCCCTCGGCGTGCTGCTCTACGAAATCTTGACCGGCAGCCCCCCCTTTACGCAGGAAGACATACAAAAGGCGGGTCTGATTGAGATGCTGCGGATCGTGCGGGAGCAAGACCCCCCCCGGCCCAGCACCAAGGTAAGCACCTCGGCCACATTGTCCAGTTTGGCCGCCACGCGGCGGACGGAACCCCGGGCGCTGGCGGGAATCTTGCGGAATGAGCTCGATTGGATCGTGATGAAGGCGTTGGAAAAGGACCGCTCGCGGCGGTATGAATCGGCCACGGGCTTTGCTGCGGATATTGGCAAATACCTGGCGGGAGAGCCGGTGCTGGCCCATCCCCCCACCACCCTATATCGGATACGCAAGTTTTTGGCGAAACACAAAGGGGCGGTTTTGGCGGCCAGTTTATTGCTGTTAGCGCTTATCCTGGGTCTGGCGGGAACGGGGTGGGGACTACTGGAGGCGGAGTTGGCGCGCGGCAACCTGCAAACGGCCTACAATCAGGTGACAACCGAGCAATCAAAAACCAAGGATGCTCTTCAAAAAGCGACCAGCGAAGAGCAAAAAGCCAAAACCGCGGACCTGGCAAATCGCCGTAGTCTGGCCCGGCAATACGTGGCTAATGGCGCCAAGCTGCTGGAACAAGCGAATTTCCAGGAAGCCCTGACCTGGTTTGCGGCGGCGCGGGAGGCGGACGCGCCCGATCCCCGGCGGGAAGAGGAGCACCGGATCCGGCTAGGAACAACCGCGGCCATGTGTCCCCGGCCGCGCCAAGCGTGGCTGGCTCAACCCGGGCAGATCGTGCAAGCCGGATTTGATCCGTCCCATACCAAAATTTTTACCGTAACCCGCGGGAAGGGGGAATTGATCGTGGACTGCTGGCAACGGGCTAACGGCGCGCCGCAGTTCGCTCCGATTCGCCTGGCGGACCCCCGTTCCACGGCGGACCCTTTTTTGGAAAGCGAAACGCGCCTCGGCTTTAATTCACAGGGAACATTTTTTTGGACGATGCGCCCCTTAGGGGGAGAAGGCTCTTTCCAGGAAGTCCAAATCTGGACTACCGCCACCGGACGCGCGATCAGCCCTCCGTTGCGGCATATCCTCAACCATGCCGAAGATCTCCCATTTTTTACAGCCGAGGGAACGGCGGTGGCCTTGATACAACCTTTGCCCGACTCAAACTTGGCCCGCAACGGCGGTGAATACACAAAAGCGTCCCCGTCCGCGGGCGAAATCCTGGTGTGGGAAATATCCGCCGCAACACAAAAATACCAGCCGCTCCGCTTATCTTCGGGCGTCGGATTTGCTTTTTTGACCACCGACCAGAAACTGCTTGTCGGCAGCACTCTGATTCGTGACGGGGCAACCTGGCGCGCCTGGCGAGTCAACGATGGCCAACCCGTAAGCCCGGAGCAACCGGGGGGGATCCAATTATTTTCGCCTGATCGGCGCTTTGCCCTGGTAAACATGATGCAGGGGAAAAGCGATGCTTCCTCGAACACCCTGCAAATCTGGGATTTCTCCACCAATCAACCCTTAGGCCCCCCGCACCACTCTGAAAACACCAACCGGGATAGATTTGGGTTTTCGACAGGAAATCGCCAATCAGCGCTCTTGGGCAAAGCGGGGAGGCGGCTGATCGCGGCGACCTTACATCCCCTCGCACAAGAAGGTCTGGTGTCGATTTCGCCTCCACGGTTGTACGATACAACCACGTTACATCCCGTGGAGACTAACTCGTTAATCACTCCGGGTGATTCCCAATTATTCAGAATCGGTGAATTCGACCCATTAGGCGAGCGCATTTTTGCTTATCAGAGCAATGATTTTTCGTTAATTCTGGATGGGGAGACCGGCGCCCCGGTTGGTTCGCCGATACCGATTCGCGAGGGAGTGCGCAACTATCAGTTTAGTCCCCGTGGCGAACGCCTGATTATCCTGGATGGACACAACCAGGCGCATGTGGCGGACACCGCGCGCGGTCAAGCTTTGGCTCGGGAACTGTCATTGCCCACGGATATGGAACTACGAGCGAGCTTGGGCGCGGGAGGCACCTTGGCGCTGTTATCCGGGGGAAATTATGCGCGTGTTTGGAACGCCGCCAACGGTCAGCCGCTGACCCCCGTTTTGACGCATCCGGCCGCCGTGTTGAGCGCCCACCTGAGCCAGGATGGCTCCGAGGTGTTGACCATCGCCCTGGATGGCGTCGTACGCATATGGCCCCTCGCGACATTCCTTACTCCCGCGGCCCGGCTGGTTCACCCCCCGGGTTCGTTGGTGAATGACGTCGTGCCCCTCTCCGCCGATGGGCAAACCTTGCTCACAACGACGATTTTTCATCAACTCCCTTCGGTGGGTAACCGTCCTGTATCACAGGCTCCGGCACGGCTTACCCATTGGTCCGGCAATCAGGCCACGGTCCTTGCCGAAAGTTGGCACACCCAACCTCACATGCAGTTAATCGTCAGCAACGATTTTAGTAAATTTGCCTTTCTCCAAAGTCAGGATGGAGTAACCGTCAACTGCCAAATTCACGAATCGCGTTCTGGAACCATGCTAGGCCAGCCGTTTGCCGTCCCGCGAGAAGCTCGGATCAGTTTTTCACCTGAGGGAAAATGGCTGTTGGTGCACTCCGATAATTATCTAGCCGAACGAAACCAGCTATCAACGATTTTACAGTTAAGAGAAAGCGAGACCGGCGACTGGGTGTGGACCACGCCGGAAGTCGTGTCCGGGGGTCCCTCCCTGCAAACATGCTTTATCGACGCGGGCCGCTATTTGGTCGCGGTCAATGAACAGACGGCTTTGGCTTGGGATGTTTCTTCCGGCGCGCCGGCCAATATCTTTATCGCTGGCGCGCGGCCCGATACATCAAGCGAGCCGCTCAAAGTACAACTTGCCGATGGCAATTGGCTGCATTTGCTGTTAGCTGAACAACAATACCTGAAATTACCGCAGGCTTTGCGGGGCCGTCCAGTGCATGATCCCGCGATGAACACCCTCTGGACACTCGAAGAGGAACAAGGCCGGAAATTTGCCCGTTCCCGCGATCCGCGCACCGGCGATCCCCTAGGCCCCGCCTGGGAGCTGCCCAACCAAGGCTCGCTTATTTGGAACCGGACGCGCGAGCGTCATTTTACCCTCACAAACAGTTTGCATATCTTGGAAAATTCCACGGGACGCCCCACGGGCAACGTTATCCACCACGGGGCGGAAATTGTGAACTGGCAACTCAGTGATACCGCTTCCCGCGCGTTGACCTTAGTCCATGAACGACCCGCGGGTAATTTGCTGGTTTGGCGCGCGTTTTTGGGCCAAACCAAGCACCAAATTATGAACGCCGCGGCAACATTGTGGCATACCGCCACCGCCGCGCCGCTAACTCCCCCCTGGCCCTTGCTGCATCATGAATATTCCCGTTCGGGCTACCTGACGGCTGATGGCAAATCCGTGTTGTTCACCGCATCACTAGAGGAAATCCACCGCTATCCGCTGCAACCCCTGGCCCATACTCCAGCGGAGCTTGTCCAACTAGTCCAGGGCTTGTCGGGGATGCGAATTTCCCCGGCGGGACAGGTGATTCCCCTGCCGCGCGAAGAATATTTATCCGCCTGGGAAAAGCTGGCAACATTGCCATCGTTCCAGCCCGTCGTGGAATTGGACGTGCCCCGTTGGCAAAGGGCACGGGGTAACGCCGCCTATTTTGCGGAGGACTGGCTGGGGGCGGATTTTCATTTTTCCCAAATCCCGCTGCATGAACGGGGGTATGATTGGGAAAGGGTGCGGCATCTGCAATCCAAGGAAAAAGCCGCTGGCCTCCAACCGGCCGAGGACCTGGCCGCGGCCACGGTCGCCGCAGAACCGCATAACCTTGCGGCCTGGCTGGAATATGGCAAACTCGCGCTCTATGCGGGACGGTACGCGGTGGCTGGCGATCGCTTTGAAAAAGCAGCGCGAATCGAGGGAACCGACCTCAATCCCTGGATGGTGGAAAACGCCTGGCGGTATTATTTATTCAGCCGCGCTTTGGCAGGAGATTTGCCCAAATACCAAGCCGCCTGCCGGCAATTACTGGAACTTACCGATGGCAATCAATCCCGCCCGGGAGCTCCCGCGTTATTTTTGGTCTTGCGTTGGACCACGCTGCTACCAGGCGGAATCGACCAGGAACAACTACAAAACCACCTGCGGGATCTCGACATCCATCCGGCGGAAACGCAGTTGTTGGAGTCTTATCATTCCCTCCGCGCGCAATGCAGTTTATACGCCGGTGATGATGTGGGGGCGCTGGCCTATCTGCAGTCCTTAGCGACACAACACCCTGAACAAGTAACCGCCGATGAACACCTGGTGCGGGTAATTGCCCATGCAAAACGGGGAGAACTTGACCCAGCCCAACGGGAACTAGAAAGAGCCAATGAGTGGGCCGCGCGGCATGTTTATGCCGATCAAGAGGATCCCCGGACCGGCAACCCGATCGACTATACCGATAAATTATTGTATTTGGTCTTTAAACCCCAAGCCGAGGCCGCCCTGGCGGAATTGCGTTCGGGTCCCACGGCCATCGCCCGCCATCAACAAAGAATTCAACGCCTCCGCGAAACCCTCGCTGATCCGGAACTCATCTTTTACCATGCCGCATTAGCCGACGAACTGGAAGAACTTGGCCGATTATTTTTAAACACCGGGCGGCCCGCCGAGGCCCAACCGCAATTCACCCAGGCTGTGGAAATTCGCCGCCAAATGGCCGCCGCGCGGCCCAACGAGCCGGATTATGTCATCGGCCACGGTTGGGCGTACAACCATTGTGGTGATCGGACCCGGGAGGGGGGCCAACCAATGGAAAGCTTGGCATGGTATCAACAAGCGATTGACAACCTGCGTCCCGCAATCGCCCTGTTTCCCTCGCGAACCGACGCAAAAAATGGGGTCCGGCATGCGTATGTTGGTCAGGGTCTGGCGTATAACGCCCTAGAACAGTATAAACAGGCCGCGGCGGCATTCGCCCAAGCGGGAAAACACGCCACCCGCCATACCGACGAGTGGGTCCAAGCCGCCAGCTACTATGCCATTAGTAAAGTGCGCGCGGGACAAGTCGCCGCCGCCCTCGAGACGACCCATAACACGCTCATGCCGGAAAATACGGCATTAGCGCTGTACAATTCAGCCTGTGTGTTGGCCTTGGCCAGTTCTGCAGCCGGGCAAGAAAAGAACGCGGCGGAACTCAAAAGCCAAGCACTAACGGCGTTAACCGCGGCGGTCAGGGCGGGCTACGCCAACCCCACGGAGATGTCCCAAGACGCGGATTTGGCAGCGTTACGCGGAATGCCGGAATTTTATGAAATCTTGCGTGGGCAGGGGTTAGCCACCTCGCCCGAAAAGCTGCGGGAACAATGGGGAATAAAAACATCCCAGCCTGGGGGGAGCGGGGAACAGCCAACCGGCCGAGAACCGCAAAAATCCGTTGATTCGGCTGAATCAAAAGTAAACGGCAATTAG
- a CDS encoding ECF-type sigma factor, translating into MTQSTQLFEDFDPQDPQATQRLLESLYDELRALAASKLAHERPGQTLEATALVHEAYLRLSKANSSAPWQNRAHFLGAIAETMRRILVDNARRKLALKHGGEYQRAATELDQLHSPLPDQEILEVHAALEELQRHHSLAANLVKLRYFGGLTIPQIACELDISPRKADQIWAYARAWLAAEIRDTPQKS; encoded by the coding sequence ATGACCCAAAGCACGCAACTTTTTGAGGACTTTGATCCGCAGGACCCCCAGGCAACCCAACGGTTGTTGGAGTCTTTGTACGATGAATTGCGCGCGTTGGCAGCATCCAAACTGGCCCACGAGCGTCCGGGGCAAACCCTGGAGGCCACGGCCCTGGTGCACGAGGCCTACCTGCGATTATCAAAGGCCAATTCAAGCGCGCCCTGGCAAAATCGAGCCCATTTTTTAGGGGCAATTGCCGAAACCATGCGGCGAATTCTGGTCGATAACGCCCGCCGCAAATTGGCCCTAAAGCATGGAGGCGAGTATCAGCGGGCAGCGACCGAATTGGATCAGTTGCACAGTCCGCTTCCCGACCAGGAAATTCTGGAGGTCCACGCGGCCCTCGAGGAATTGCAGCGACATCACTCCCTCGCGGCAAATCTGGTCAAATTGCGATATTTTGGAGGGCTAACCATTCCGCAAATTGCCTGCGAACTGGATATTTCACCCCGCAAGGCCGACCAAATCTGGGCTTATGCCCGCGCGTGGCTGGCGGCGGAGATTCGCGACACGCCCCAAAAGTCCTAA